Proteins from a single region of Roseateles sp. XES5:
- a CDS encoding sugar phosphate isomerase/epimerase yields the protein MRVSLCTITFRHHLLSIEEIAGWARDHGFDGIELWGAHALNLAGQPERNAEWLAGFGLTVPMVSHYLPLEADPATLRQMAVNLCGHARHWGARKIRIFAGNRASAATSIEDRRKIVARLREVSAIAEAHDLLLLTETHPNTLADTGTSTLRLIDEVRHPAFKINFDVLHVWEGGDDPVAMHRALRPHIRHYHLKNVASRDALDVFEPANVYSAAGRREAMTPLFAGAFDYARLFVELSGDMTADASLEWFGADCFDVLSRDRQQLASAIIDTAPLRRSANF from the coding sequence ATGAGAGTTTCCCTCTGCACCATCACCTTCCGCCACCACCTGCTCTCGATCGAGGAGATTGCCGGCTGGGCGCGGGACCACGGCTTTGACGGCATCGAGCTGTGGGGCGCCCATGCGCTCAATCTTGCCGGCCAGCCCGAGAGAAATGCCGAATGGCTGGCAGGATTCGGCCTCACCGTGCCGATGGTAAGCCATTACCTGCCGCTCGAAGCGGACCCCGCCACCCTCCGGCAAATGGCGGTGAATCTCTGCGGCCACGCCCGGCACTGGGGCGCGCGAAAGATCCGGATTTTTGCCGGGAACCGCGCCAGCGCGGCGACCTCCATCGAGGATCGCCGCAAGATCGTCGCGCGCCTGAGGGAAGTATCGGCGATAGCCGAAGCCCACGACCTGCTGCTGCTTACCGAGACGCATCCCAATACGCTCGCCGATACCGGCACGTCGACCCTGCGCCTGATCGATGAAGTCCGCCATCCGGCGTTCAAGATCAATTTCGACGTCCTGCATGTCTGGGAGGGCGGCGACGATCCTGTCGCCATGCATCGGGCGCTCCGGCCGCATATCCGCCACTACCATCTGAAGAACGTCGCCTCGCGCGATGCCCTCGACGTTTTCGAGCCGGCCAATGTCTATTCCGCCGCCGGCCGGCGGGAGGCCATGACGCCGCTCTTTGCCGGCGCCTTCGACTATGCGCGCCTGTTCGTCGAACTCTCCGGAGACATGACCGCGGACGCATCGCTGGAATGGTTCGGGGCCGATTGCTTCGACGTGCTGAGCCGCGACCGCCAGCAACTGGCCAGCGCCATCATCGACACCGCACCGCTGCGCCGGTCGGCGAATTTCTAA